In Arthrobacter sp. SLBN-112, a genomic segment contains:
- a CDS encoding LacI family DNA-binding transcriptional regulator, with amino-acid sequence MRDVAALAGVGIKTVSRVINDEPGVSEVTRQKVLEAAKWLNYQLDMTAQSLRRAGRQTLSVGLLLPSVANPFHGQIHRALSDVLASHGIAVLAASMDNDAAREEELVKAFLRRRVDGLVLTPVAKSQGYLPEHSKDLPMVFVDREPVGTDADAVVSDNAAGAAKAAAHLISQGHTKLAYLGGRTDIQTARERRRGFITELGRAGISTDTVHFLEGLRSEESARKAVSELLTGAEPPTAIFSAQIMVTFGVMRALQELGLNRAVALLGFGDFTLSDMMNPGITVVAQHPEHIGKVAAERILARINGDRQEPRTYTIPSELILRGSGEVPPPKDTA; translated from the coding sequence ATGCGTGATGTGGCTGCTTTGGCCGGAGTAGGCATCAAAACGGTTTCCCGGGTCATCAATGACGAGCCTGGTGTTTCTGAAGTCACCCGCCAGAAAGTGTTGGAGGCGGCGAAATGGCTGAACTACCAGCTGGACATGACGGCCCAAAGCCTACGCCGCGCCGGCCGGCAAACACTGTCCGTTGGGCTGCTGCTTCCCAGCGTCGCCAACCCATTTCATGGGCAAATCCATCGGGCCCTGAGTGATGTCCTGGCGAGCCACGGCATAGCGGTCCTCGCGGCAAGTATGGATAATGACGCTGCACGTGAGGAGGAGCTTGTGAAAGCGTTTCTCCGGAGGCGCGTGGATGGACTGGTTCTGACCCCGGTCGCCAAAAGCCAGGGGTACCTGCCGGAACATTCCAAGGACCTTCCGATGGTCTTCGTCGACCGGGAACCGGTCGGCACCGATGCCGATGCAGTGGTAAGTGACAACGCCGCTGGCGCGGCCAAGGCCGCCGCACACCTGATTTCCCAAGGCCACACCAAACTCGCCTACCTAGGCGGCCGCACAGATATCCAGACCGCCCGGGAGCGGCGCCGCGGCTTCATTACTGAGTTGGGCCGAGCAGGTATTTCGACCGACACCGTTCACTTCCTGGAAGGACTGCGCAGTGAGGAATCAGCCCGGAAGGCGGTCAGTGAGTTACTCACGGGCGCTGAACCGCCGACGGCCATCTTCTCTGCACAGATTATGGTGACCTTCGGTGTCATGCGGGCTCTGCAGGAACTGGGGCTGAACCGGGCCGTAGCCTTGCTCGGTTTCGGCGACTTCACCCTCTCGGACATGATGAACCCCGGCATAACCGTCGTCGCACAGCACCCCGAGCACATCGGCAAAGTAGCCGCAGAACGGATTCTGGCCCGTATCAACGGAGACCGACAGGAACCGCGAACCTACACGATCCCCTCAGAACTGATCCTCAGAGGGTCAGGGGAAGTCCCACCGCCAAAGGACACGGCCTAA
- a CDS encoding sugar ABC transporter ATP-binding protein has protein sequence MTTTTSRQPLLQLEGITKRFGATLALNNVHFDLRAGEVHALMGENGAGKSTLMKILAGNVNRDSGRILMDGTEIDIRSPHEAVAHGIAIIHQELNTVPAMTVAENLALGREPSTKFGALDRRVMIAQAREKLARVGARIDPRTELGQLSVGMQQMVEIARAVSENARILVLDEPTAALSRSETLHLFAIINELRDAGVGLVYISHRMEEVWELADRVTVFRDGTYVGTRGKTEISPPDVVRMMVGRNLEDLYHHDRHSPGEVLLEVKELTDGAGIGPVSFQVRSGEVVALSGLIGAGRTETARMIFGADRSRSGTVTVQGKAALASSPAQAIARGIAMVPEDRKDQALFVSHTVEDNIAVSSLGGHVNAGVLQRARIRNAVKKQMERLHLRQNALRLPVSALSGGNQQKAVLARWLMRESDVLILDEPTRGVDIGAKSEIYEVINDLAKAGKAILVISSDLPEAIGISDRLLVMRSGRIVQELNSRTASEEDVMSHATGTAAQTNGEFHD, from the coding sequence ATGACTACAACAACCTCCCGCCAGCCGCTGCTGCAGCTGGAAGGGATCACAAAGCGCTTCGGTGCCACGCTCGCTCTCAATAACGTCCACTTCGACCTGCGTGCAGGTGAAGTGCATGCTTTGATGGGCGAGAACGGAGCTGGTAAATCCACCCTGATGAAGATCCTGGCGGGCAACGTCAACCGCGATTCCGGACGGATCCTGATGGATGGCACCGAAATCGACATCCGCTCCCCGCATGAGGCCGTTGCCCACGGCATAGCCATCATCCATCAGGAGCTGAACACAGTGCCGGCGATGACAGTGGCCGAGAACCTGGCTCTCGGACGAGAGCCCTCGACGAAATTCGGGGCCCTGGACCGTCGCGTCATGATCGCCCAGGCCCGTGAGAAGCTCGCCCGGGTCGGGGCACGGATTGATCCGCGCACCGAGCTCGGTCAGCTCAGTGTCGGCATGCAACAGATGGTTGAGATCGCCAGGGCCGTCAGCGAGAACGCCAGGATCCTGGTCCTCGATGAACCAACAGCGGCCCTCTCACGGAGTGAAACGCTCCACCTTTTCGCGATCATTAACGAACTGCGCGATGCAGGCGTCGGTCTCGTGTACATCTCCCACCGGATGGAAGAGGTCTGGGAGCTTGCGGACCGTGTGACCGTCTTCCGCGACGGAACGTACGTCGGTACCCGGGGAAAGACCGAGATCAGCCCTCCCGACGTCGTCCGGATGATGGTGGGACGCAACCTTGAGGACCTGTACCACCACGACCGGCACAGCCCGGGAGAGGTCCTGCTGGAGGTCAAGGAACTCACCGACGGCGCCGGAATCGGGCCGGTCAGCTTCCAGGTACGGTCGGGCGAGGTCGTCGCCCTGTCCGGGCTCATCGGGGCCGGCCGCACGGAAACGGCCCGGATGATCTTCGGCGCCGACCGCTCCCGCAGCGGCACCGTGACGGTCCAAGGCAAAGCGGCACTGGCCTCCAGCCCGGCTCAGGCGATCGCCCGGGGAATCGCCATGGTCCCCGAGGACCGCAAGGACCAGGCCTTGTTTGTCTCCCATACTGTGGAGGACAACATCGCTGTCAGTTCCCTTGGCGGCCACGTGAACGCCGGCGTGCTTCAGCGGGCCAGAATCCGGAATGCCGTGAAAAAGCAGATGGAACGCCTGCACCTGCGGCAGAATGCCCTGCGCCTGCCCGTCAGCGCGCTTTCGGGCGGCAACCAGCAAAAAGCTGTTCTGGCCCGGTGGCTGATGCGCGAATCCGACGTGCTGATCCTGGACGAACCGACCCGGGGCGTGGACATCGGCGCGAAAAGCGAAATCTATGAAGTCATCAATGACCTCGCCAAGGCCGGCAAGGCCATCCTGGTCATTTCCTCGGACCTTCCCGAAGCGATCGGCATCAGCGACCGGCTCCTCGTGATGCGCTCCGGTCGGATCGTCCAGGAACTCAACTCACGCACCGCCAGCGAAGAGGACGTCATGTCCCACGCGACCGGAACAGCAGCACAGACAAACGGAGAATTCCATGACTAA
- a CDS encoding ribose ABC transporter permease codes for MTNQALNNPQGAGIRPEATPATARGFDFAYWWDRVGILVVLIALVALMVVIAPNFASVNNLLNIARSISINAILAAGMTFVILAAGIDLSVGSILAVSGVASVMTGIAGLPAPVAILVGVVTGAVAGLINGMLSAYLALAAFIVTLGTMTFLRGLAYTMTDGQPIVSNTLSFRDIGNGYMAGIPVPVVIMIIVYVAAWFVLERTRYGRHVYAVGGNAEAARLAGINVKRVITSVYVIAGICAGLAGVIFSARVVSAQPTAGTGYELDAIAAVVLGGTSLVGGRGRIYGTLIGSIILGVLSTGLILMNVQFFTQLLIKGLVIILAVAIDSLKQRTLRLPWSRATAAQTPA; via the coding sequence ATGACTAACCAGGCTCTGAACAACCCACAGGGCGCCGGCATCCGGCCAGAGGCCACACCTGCCACAGCCCGCGGCTTTGACTTTGCCTACTGGTGGGACCGCGTCGGCATCCTCGTGGTCCTGATCGCCCTCGTTGCCTTAATGGTCGTCATCGCCCCGAATTTCGCGAGCGTCAACAACCTGCTCAACATTGCCCGGTCGATCTCGATCAACGCGATCCTGGCGGCCGGAATGACATTCGTCATTCTCGCGGCCGGAATCGACCTTTCCGTCGGTTCCATTCTGGCCGTCTCCGGTGTCGCATCGGTCATGACAGGCATTGCAGGACTGCCCGCACCCGTCGCGATCCTGGTCGGCGTTGTAACGGGCGCCGTCGCGGGTTTGATCAACGGCATGCTCAGCGCCTACCTTGCACTGGCCGCCTTCATCGTCACCCTCGGCACCATGACCTTCCTTCGAGGCCTGGCCTACACCATGACCGACGGGCAACCCATTGTCTCTAACACGCTCAGTTTCCGGGACATCGGCAACGGGTACATGGCGGGCATTCCGGTGCCCGTGGTGATCATGATCATCGTCTACGTCGCAGCGTGGTTCGTCCTTGAACGCACCCGCTATGGCCGGCACGTCTACGCAGTGGGCGGCAACGCCGAAGCCGCACGGCTGGCGGGCATCAACGTCAAACGCGTCATCACTTCCGTCTATGTCATTGCCGGCATCTGCGCCGGCCTCGCCGGTGTCATCTTCTCCGCCCGAGTAGTCTCCGCCCAGCCGACAGCCGGCACCGGTTACGAACTGGACGCGATCGCCGCAGTTGTCCTGGGCGGCACAAGTCTCGTCGGCGGACGCGGACGGATCTACGGCACACTGATCGGCTCCATCATTCTCGGTGTCCTCAGCACCGGACTGATCCTGATGAATGTCCAGTTCTTCACCCAACTGCTGATCAAGGGCCTCGTCATCATCCTCGCCGTGGCTATCGACAGCCTGAAACAACGCACACTACGCCTGCCATGGTCCAGGGCCACCGCCGCCCAGACACCTGCATAA